In a genomic window of Wyeomyia smithii strain HCP4-BCI-WySm-NY-G18 chromosome 1, ASM2978416v1, whole genome shotgun sequence:
- the LOC129717876 gene encoding uncharacterized protein LOC129717876 has protein sequence MRNINDLPVEVLENIFIFLPFRQLKLASIVCSLWHRTIFSRANLQNVVLVLMTHKIVNLPITKIETSERSYRSARLIFDNLEVDRQLVLYFLKILQKFSNSLERLEVSWKIYDKPLDLIILEEISKSIPQLKQLTVFDQETSGCDIDPNELLGIAPMKFLEKVRLPRIVMDASGFNLVQFAPNVKNINVVFGKKHPWDAIGALREQLVTVCIKTETTANFGHFWSIKPPKLQKLRLIRHHCDLVEPNDVEVDSVRAFFLFCPVLTVLKLDLRVPLEVLQVIVDSCPQLESLLLCSIDGGWQVLSILSNLKYLQNLSMIAATFHPYESTKLISPLPALRHLTLCASDFLDVSQFFVQLNLTVPILSTLQLIHYSQICDEELNIRTLESLFLSKMPMLKKLVLFDFCCVFPSHLVNQLNLFPRLNELWLTSKGLSPHFESALVPGVRRLAVDAPINQFLLRSLLEVFPSLTRLDVCEECDCLDEQSLRCELNFCEKRSLLEDRVQL, from the exons ATGCGGAATATTAACGACCTTCCAGtagag gtactggaaaatatttttatatttcttcCGTTTCGGCAACTCAAACTCGCATCCATCGTATGCTCACTTTGGCATCGAACGATATTTTCACGAGCTAACTTGCAAAATGTCGTACTAGTTCTAATGACACATAAGATAGTAAATCTACCGATCACGAAAATAGAAACCAGTGAACGTAGCTATCGCAGTGCCagactaatttttgataatctaGAAGTTGATCGACAGTTAGTGTTATATTTCCtgaaaattcttcaaaaattcAGCAACTCTCTGGAGCGTTTGGAAGTTTCGTGGAAAATTTACGATAAGCCACTGGATTTGATTATATTGGAAGAAATTTCGAAATCGATTCCACAACTCAAACAACTTACTGTATTTGATCAAGAAACCAGTGGCTGTGATATAGATCCCAACGAGCTACTCGGAATAGCACCAATGAAGTTCTTGGAAAAAGTTCGTCTTCCTCGCATCGTCATGGATGCCTCGGGCTTCAATTTGGTCCAATTTGCTCCGAACGTCAAAAACATAAATGTGGTTTTTGGTAAAAAGCATCCATGGGATGCGATTGGTGCTTTACGAGAGCAACTAGTTACAGTGTGCATCAAAACGGAAACCACAGCAAACTTTGGACACTTTTGGTCGATAAAACCTCCGAAACTGCAAAAATTAAGACTGATTCGACATCATTGTGATCTCGTTGAACCGAATGACGTCGAAGTGGATAGCGTTAGAGcttttttcctcttctgcccgGTACTAACTGTTCTCAAGCTGGATTTGAGAGTTCCACTGGAAGTTCTTCAGGTCATTGTCGACAGTTGCCCCCAACTTGAGTCGCTACTGCTATGCAGTATCGATGGTGGTTGGCAGGTGCTGTCGATTTTGAGTAATTTAAAATACTTGCAGAATCTTTCAATGATAGCAGCAACTTTTCATCCTTATGAGTCTACCAAACTAATATCGCCTCTACCAGCGCTGCGGCACTTAACGTTATGTGCGTCAGATTTCCTAGACGTTTCTCAATTCTTCGTGCAGCTGAACCTGACAGTTCCAATCTTATCAACACTGCAACTTATCCACTACAGTCAAATATGCGATGAGGAGTTGAACATCAGGACGCTGGAATCGTTATTTCTGAGTAAAATGCCAATGCTGAAGAAACTGGTTCTGTTCGATTTT TGCTGTGTATTTCCTTCACACCTCGTTAATCAGCTCAATCTGTTTCCACGACTAAACGAACTTTGGTTAACTAGTAAAGGACTTTCTCCGCATTTCGAATCAGCGTTGGTACCCGGAGTTCGGAGGCTAGCTGTGGATGCTCCT ATAAACCAATTCCTGCTTCGTTCCTTGTTGGAAGTTTTCCCATCATTAACAAGACTGGACGTGTGCGAAGAATGTGACTGTCTTGATGAGCAAAGCCTGAGATGTGAACTCAATTTTTGTGAGAAACGGTCTCTATTAGAGGACCGCGTTCAACTGTGA